The following coding sequences are from one Arthrobacter sp. PvP023 window:
- a CDS encoding succinate dehydrogenase hydrophobic membrane anchor subunit: MTATIQSPRSGKDGGKPGAGLIAPKYRRSGASKGNFEMAAWLFMRLSGVVLVVLIFGHLFVNLLVGEGIHAIDFGFVAGKWADPFWQFWDLAMLWLAMLHGTNGVRTIINDYAEKDSTRFWLKIVLYAATAVIIILGTLVIFTFNPCPLDVNGVPLPGGFCPAA; encoded by the coding sequence ATGACTGCAACCATTCAGAGTCCCCGCAGCGGAAAAGACGGCGGGAAACCGGGCGCAGGGCTGATTGCCCCCAAGTACCGCCGCAGCGGCGCGTCGAAGGGCAACTTCGAAATGGCTGCCTGGCTGTTCATGCGGCTTTCGGGCGTTGTCCTGGTAGTCCTGATCTTCGGGCACCTCTTCGTCAACCTCCTGGTGGGCGAGGGCATCCATGCCATTGACTTCGGTTTCGTGGCCGGCAAGTGGGCCGATCCGTTCTGGCAGTTCTGGGACCTGGCCATGCTCTGGCTTGCCATGCTGCACGGCACCAACGGCGTCCGCACCATCATCAACGACTACGCCGAGAAGGATTCCACGCGTTTCTGGCTGAAGATCGTCCTCTACGCCGCAACGGCTGTCATCATCATCCTGGGCACCCTGGTGATCTTCACCTTCAACCCGTGCCCGCTGGACGTCAACGGCGTACCGCTGCCCGGCGGCTTCTGCCCCGCAGCCTAG